In a genomic window of Glycine max cultivar Williams 82 chromosome 13, Glycine_max_v4.0, whole genome shotgun sequence:
- the LOC100811856 gene encoding uncharacterized protein LOC100811856, producing MGSSRLSFILALVLVTFSFIMIIDSRVAEARTLPKSALLPSKVYIPTVPLPTLPLLPKEELPVSVPPVTVPDLPIPEVPKVPIPELPKVPVPIPNLIVNNAIIP from the coding sequence ATGGGTTCTAGCAGATTGTCATTCATTTTAGCACTTGTGCTTGTAACATTTTCATTCATCATGATCATTGACTCAAGGGTTGCAGAGGCACGTACCCTGCCAAAATCAGCCTTATTGCCTTCCAAAGTTTATATACCTACTGTTCCTCTTCCTACTCTGCCATTACTGCCAAAGGAAGAGTTGCCTGTTTCAGTCCCTCCCGTTACTGTGCCTGACCTACCAATTCCTGAAGTACCTAAAGTACCAATTCCTGAACTCCCTAAAGTACCAGTGCCAATTCCCAACCTAATAGTTAATAACGCCATAATCCCTTGA
- the LOC100527317 gene encoding uncharacterized protein LOC100527317 precursor, translating to MASNSCFILAFFIAISFSCMDFGLAARHLMQTSTAPNLPLPKPTLPPLPSLPTLPQGNVPPLPTIPSLPTIPTVPQVTLPPLAATLLPNFPTVPTTIPSFPFFSPPPSATTP from the coding sequence ATGGCCTCCAACAGCTGCTTCATCTTGGCTTTTTTCATTGCTATTTCCTTCTCATGCATGGATTTTGGCCTAGCAGCTCGCCATCTTATGCAAACAAGTACTGCACCAAATTTGCCTTTGCCAAAACCAACATTGCCACCTTTGCCTTCACTTCCAACACTGCCTCAGGGCAATGTTCCACCTTTGCCTACAATCCCATCTCTTCCAACCATTCCAACTGTTCCACAGGTCACTCTTCCACCACTTGCTGCCACTTTACTTCCAAACTTCCCCACAGTCCCAACCACTATTCCTTCCTTCCCCTTCTTCTCCCCACCACCTTCAGCCACCACTCCCTAA
- the LOC106794171 gene encoding protein PELPK2, with protein sequence MASSKAFITAFFLLALTMSSMSMSLAARHLMQTSTGPNLPKPTLPPLPSLPTLPQANVPPLPTIPSLPTTLPPLPSSIPTIPTVPQLNLPLLPSIPTTMPSIPFLSPPPSASSP encoded by the coding sequence ATGGCCTCAAGCAAAGCATTCATCACAGCTTTCTTCCTTCTTGCTCTGACCAtgtcaagcatgagcatgagcCTAGCAGCTCGTCATCTTATGCAAACAAGTACTGGACCAAATTTGCCTAAACCAACATTGCCACCTTTGCCTTCACTTCCAACTCTGCCTCAGGCCAATGTTCCCCCATTGCCTACAATACCATCTTTGCCTACCACTTTGCCTCCACTTCCCAGCAGCATCCCAACCATTCCAACAGTTCCACAGCTCAACCTCCCTCTATTGCCCTCAATCCCAACCACTATGCCCTCCATCCCATTTCTTTCCCCGCCACCTTCAGCCTCAAGCCCTTAA
- the LOC100813475 gene encoding protein PELPK1, translated as MASSKLFITAFLLALTFSSMSMSLAARHLMQTSTAPNLPGIPSLPSPTLPPLPSLPTLPQANVPPLPTIPTLPQPNLPSLPTTLPPLPSSIPTIPTLPQLNIPPLPSIPTTMPSIPFLSPPPSTP; from the coding sequence ATGGCCTCAAGCAAATTATTCATCACAGCTTTCCTTCTTGCTCTGACCTtctcaagcatgagcatgagcCTAGCAGCTCGCCATCTTATGCAAACAAGTACTGCACCAAATTTGCCGGGTATTCCAAGTTTGCCTTCACCAACATTGCCACCTTTGCCTTCACTTCCAACACTGCCTCAGGCCAATGTTCCACCTTTGCCTACTATCCCAACACTTCCACAACCTAACCTACCATCTTTGCCAACCACTTTGCCTCCACTTCCCAGCAGCATCCCTACCATTCCAACACTCCCACAGCTCAACATTCCTCCATTGCCCTCAATTCCAACCACTATGCCCTCCATCCCATTCCTCTCCCCACCACCTTCCACTCCTTAA
- the LOC100305575 gene encoding uncharacterized protein LOC100305575 precursor: protein MASFRVHLLSFFFIALSLLSISNVQASRKLLAPTMPNMGNYPPRVIYPPFPPVTDWPEYRLPSPLIRTLPPFSPPPNPTNP from the coding sequence ATGGCTTCCTTCCGTGTGCATCTCTTATCATTCTTCTTCATTGCTTTGTCACTTTTATCCATTAGCAATGTCCAAGCCAGTAGAAAACTTCTGGCACCCACAATGCCCAATATGGGAAATTATCCTCCTCGCGTGATATATCCTCCATTCCCCCCAGTAACAGACTGGCCAGAGTATAGGTTGCCATCACCCTTAATTCGCACACTTCCACCCTTCTCACCACCTCCCAACCCTACCAATCCTTGA
- the LOC100815074 gene encoding dolichyl-diphosphooligosaccharide--protein glycosyltransferase subunit 4A: MIDDETLGAIANFLGIFIFALVIAYHLVTADPKYEAS, translated from the coding sequence ATGATTGATGATGAAACCTTGGGAGCCATTGCCAACTTTCTTGGCATCTTCATTTTTGCTTTGGTTATAGCTTATCACCTGGTCACTGCGGACCCCAAATATGAAGCCAGCtaa